From one Salmo salar chromosome ssa09, Ssal_v3.1, whole genome shotgun sequence genomic stretch:
- the LOC106611516 gene encoding 60S ribosomal protein L39, which produces MTLCARSARLCYTLIGWDCLHHQRFPSFFLFSLRHCGVRTADKMSSHKTFRIKRFLAKKQKQNRPIPQWIRMKTGNKIRYNSKRRHWRRTKLGL; this is translated from the exons ATGACGCTGTGTGCGCGGAGCGCAAGACTTTGCTACACTTTGATTGGTTGGGATTGCCTACATCACCAACGCTTcccctccttctttctcttcaGCCTCCGCCATTGTGGTGTAAGGACTGCGGACAAAATG TCGTCCCACAAGACTTTCCGGATCAAGCGCTTTCTCGCTAAGAAACAGAAGCAGAACAGGCCCATCCCACAGTGGATCAGAATGAAGACTGGCAACAAGATCAG GTACAACTCCAAGAGGAGACACTGGAGGAGGACCAAGCTGGGCTTGTAA
- the LOC106611515 gene encoding regulator of nonsense transcripts 3B codes for MKDDKENTRQREKRMEIKCENIEKTEKPKQEKKELMTKIIIRRLPPSITKEELEVQLQPLPEVDYLEFFSNDSSMYPHVFARAYINFKIQEDIVLFRDRFDGYVFVDNGGQEYPAIVEFAPFQKIAKRRSKKKDAKSGTIDEDADYKKFLEIYNGDDEKFTSTPETLLEEIEAKTKELVAKKMTPLLDFLKNKQRIREEKREERRRRELDRKRLRDEERRRWREEDRRKRKEAEKFKKGDKPSEKDKDQAKEVPKIKLLRKPDRGDDVEKPKEKLKKPEKDKMKDDRAPGCPDMTKRQNFETREDRVSRKADEDGHKDFRERDVERDRNHEQDKERERRQKEKERIRRQDEDRRRRRERHDGENSYRKREEEGKKKKGDRVWEKRRGENAGDSASHTDKPKKSEETLREEKAKRDCLRNKDRPTIQLYQPGARNRGGESHPGERKLDRDQEKGVEG; via the exons ATGAAAGACGATAAGGAAAATACTCGTCAGAGGGAGAAAAGGATGGAGATAAAATGCGAAAACATTGAAAAAACGGAGAAGCCAAAGCAGGAGAAGAAAGAATTAATGACGAAG ATCATTATCCGACGTCTGCCTCCAAGCATAACCAAGGAGGAACTGGAGGTGCAATTGCAGCCACTTCCAGAAGTGGACTACTTAGAATTTTTCTCCAATGACAGCAG CATGTACCCCCATGTCTTCGCCAGAGCATACATCAACTTCAAGATTCAGGAAGATATTGTACTTTTCAGAGACCGGTTTGATGGATATGTGTTCGTTGATAATGGAG GGCAGGAGTATCCAGCCATTGTTGAATTTGCTCCTTTTCAAAAGATTGCCAAAAGAAGGAGTAAGAAAAAGGATGCTAAAAGTGGAACAATAGATGAAG ATGCTGACTACAAGAAATTCCTGGAGATTTATAATGGCGACGATGAAAAGTTTACATCCACCCCTGAGACTCTACTGGAGGAAATAGAGGCGAAAACAAAGGAACTAGTAG CTAAGAAAATGACTCCCCTCTTGGACTTCTTAAAGAACAAACAG AGAATCcgtgaggaaaagagagaggaaaggaggagacgaGAACTCGACCGTAAACGCCTGAGGGACGAGGAACGTcgcaggtggagggaggaggacaggagaaagcGCAAAGAAGCAGAGAAGTTCAAGAAAGGAGACAAACCTTCCGAGAAGGATAAAGACCAAGCGAAGGAGGTGCCAAAAATCAAG CTCTTGAGAAAACCAGACAGAGGAGATGATGTGGAGAAGCCTAAAGAGAAGTTAAAGAAACCTGAGAAGGACAAGATGAAAGACGACAGAGCTCCAGGGTGTCCTGATATGACAAAACGCCAAAACTTCGAAACCAGGGAGGATAGGGTATCGCGGAA AGCTGATGAAGATGGACACAAAGACTTCAGAGAGCGTGACGTAGAAAGGGACAGAAACCATGAACAAGACAAGGAGAGGGAGCGGCGGCAGAAAGAGAAGGAGCGCATCAGACGACAAGACGAGGATCGACGAAGGAGGAGGGAAAGGCACGATGGAGAGAACTCCTACAGAAAGCGAGAGGAAGAAGGGAAAAAGAAGAAAGGAGATCGTGTCTGGGAAAAGAGAAGGGGCGAGAATGCCGGGGACTCCGCAAGCCATACTGATAAGCCTAAAAAGTCAGAAGAAACCCTGAGGGAGGAGAAAGCTAAAAGAGATTGTTTAAGAAACAAG GATCGGCCTACCATTCAGCTATACCAGCCAGGTGCCAGGAACCGAGGAGGAGAATCTCATCCTGGGGAGCGAAAGTTGGATCGAGACCAAGAGAAGGGAGTTGAAGGATAA
- the LOC106611562 gene encoding NADH dehydrogenase [ubiquinone] 1 alpha subcomplex subunit 1 has product MWYEILPGLGVMTACLILPGVFTAQIHKLTNGGKEKRIARVPYQWYLMERDRRVSGVDLYYKSKGLENIH; this is encoded by the exons ATGTGGTACGAAATTCTTCCTGGTCTTGGCGTCATGACTGCTTGTCTCATCCTTCCTGGGGTTTTCACTGCACAGATCCATAAATTGACCAacggggggaag GAAAAGAGAATCGCCAGGGTTCCATACCAGTGGTatctgatggagagagacagacgagtGTCGGGAGTGGATTTGTATTACAAATCGAAG GGACTTGAGAACATCCACTAA
- the nkap gene encoding NF-kappa-B-activating protein, with protein MPLSDQEQRGPRRRRRSRSGSGSRSRDSSPVFGPMPKAPRYEEELKPPRMSEREREMRERNAKRFRTENPRSRSRSRERYSNHSWSDQRGGSAGRYGGGGGRNDYYERDDAQRQRQDAFISRRLQERERIGELGSPEVWGYSPRVMAPDSDEHTPVEEDVKNSSSDSSSSDDKKKKKKKKKKSKKKKNKKHSNDSESESDSGDEEVKKKKKKSKKSKKSKKRKAKKNRKQSASDSSSDGSEEDANGDLWVERTCIDEHMVGPEAPLTHLSQDDKPLDFGHALLPGEGAAMAEYVKAGKRIPRRGEIGLTSNEIATFEMSGFVMSGSRHRRMEAVRLRKENQIYSADEKRALASFNQEERRKRESKILSSFREMVYRKTKGKEEK; from the exons ATGCCTCTGTCCGATCAAGAACAGAGAGGCCCCAGAAGACGACGACGGAGCCGATCTGGCAGCGGCAGTCGATCTCGCGACTCCAGTCCAGTCTTTGGGCCCATGCCCAAGGCCCCCAGATATGAAGAAGAGCTTAAACCTCCCCGAAtgtccgagagagaaagagaaatgagagagagaaatgccAAAAGGTTTCGTACGGAAAACCCCCGCAGTCGTTCTAGATCTCGAGAGAGGTACAGTAACCACAGCTGGTCCGATCAGCGCGGTGGCAGCGCCGGTAGATACGGAGGTGGTGGTGGCAGGAATGATTACTACGAACGGGATGATGCTCAACGCCAGAGACAAGACGCCTTCATCTCCAG GCGGctacaagagagggagagaattggTGAACTTGGATCACCTGAAGTCTGGGGCTATTCACCAAGAGTAATGGCACCAGA CTCTGATGAACATACCCCAGTTGAAGAGGATGTGAAAAACAGCAGCTCAGATTCAAGCTCATCCG ATgataagaagaagaaaaagaagaagaagaagaaatccAAAAAGAAGAAGAACAAGAAACACTCCAATGACAGCGAGTCAGAGTCGGACTCTGGTG ACGAGGAAGtgaaaaagaagaaaaagaagagcaAAAA GTCAAAGAAGTCCAAGAAGAGGAAGGCGAAGAAGAACCGCAAGCAGTCAGCGAGCGACTCCAGCAGCGACGGGTCGGAGGAGGACGCCAACGGGGATCTGTGGGTGGAAAGGACCTGCATCGATGAACACATGGTGGGCCCTGAGGCCCCACTCACTCACCTGTCCCAGGACGACAAGCCTCTCGA TTTTGGTCATGCACTGCTGCCAGGTGAGGGTGCCGCTATGGCAGAGTATGTGAAAGCAGGCAAGCGTATCCCAAGAAGAGGTGAAATTGGATTGACCAGCAACGAAATCGCAACCTTTGAGATGTCTGGGTTTGTGATGAGCGGTAGCAG ACATCGTCGTATGGAGGCTGTGCGTCTGAGAAAGGAAAACCAGATCTACAGTGCTGATGAAAAGAGAGCCCTGGCATCTTTCAACCAGGAGGAAAGGCGAAAGAGGGAGAGCAAAATCCTCTCTAGCTTCAGAGAAATGGTGTACAGGAAAACTAAAGGCAAAGAGGAGAAATGA
- the LOC106611518 gene encoding transcriptional regulator Kaiso: MSGLKLISATDTRYSGTVLKSMNRQRNNGLFCDVTIIIQDRKFRAHKNILSASSTYFHQLFSVAGQVIELNFIKAEIFEEVLNYIYSSKIVRVRSDMLNELINAGQVLGVKFIANLGVPLSQVKGLPGLSKDTENNEVSSMEKSSTDSMGMMMPIVTESFSLSAEEFSQTDKSANKNQDSDDDDIMFVSKTDATKKCKPCEIIDLDGPNTEEDSVTKQPGEARLALTKDQEKTVKAAPHLNSSSQTLRGQSPLIRPMVSPDTSSDIPSSPTGASSCSTPTTPARIGTFTPEPISTSLPSENHQIIGIHKKQVTLARQSDLKIKLSAVKSPGGFINEAGLNIPQMSATTKKTITLDKASEIDSFSPGCKVYANIGENTYDIVPMKDDPGEGDSKNSRGGKRSLMATPLQPFNTSQLPQGASIKKTKTEQQDHYELIMDGKTFFVCMVCKRPYVCLTSLRRHFNTHSWEKKYPCHYCDKVFALAEYRTKHEIHHTGERRYQCLLCNEMLINYQLLSTHCKQAHNQDPSGRKQKDDTNNNLYRLLPCKTVQFKTYSYETDDSDSRGVPIIQEDGSVQHINPGRGHLANPIQLQSTQGKMLNWDDIFVEPEAQPGSGAHRPGSHPIQPPPGSSEFEFVIPETY, encoded by the coding sequence ATGTCGGGCCTGAAGCTGATCTCTGCAACTGACACCCGGTATTCAGGAACGGTGCTGAAGTCGATGAATAGACAGCGAAATAATGGATTGTTCTGTGATGTCACCATAATTATACAGGACCGTAAATTTAGAGCACACAAAAACATCTTGTCCGCGTCAAGTACTTATTTCCACCAACTCTTCTCAGTGGCTGGACAGGTGATCGAGTTGAATTTCATCAAGGCGGAAATCTTTGAGGAAGTCCTGAATTACATTTACAGTTCCAAAATTGTCCGCGTTCGTTCTGACATGCTCAATGAGCTTATCAATGCTGGGCAGGTGTTGGGTGTGAAGTTCATTGCGAATCTAGGCGTACCGCTCTCACAAGTCAAGGGCCTACCTGGTCTGTCAAAAGACACAGAAAACAATGAAGTAAGCTCCATGGAGAAAAGCAGTACAGACTCAATGGGGATGATGATGCCCATTGTCACCGAGTCCTTTTCACTGTCTGCAGAGGAGTTCAGTCAAACTGACAAAAGTGCAAACAAGAATCAGGACTCAGACGATGATGACATTATGTTTGTATCCAAAACGGACGCCACCAAGAAATGCAAACCCTGCGAAATCATCGATTTGGATGGACCCAATACAGAGGAAGACTCTGTGACAAAGCAACCGGGAGAGGCCAGACTCGCTTTGACAAAGGACCAAGAGAAAACAGTCAAAGCAGCCCCGCACCTCAACAGCTCCTCGCAGACCTTGCGAGGCCAAAGTCCTCTGATCAGACCCATGGTGTCCCCTGACACAAGCTCAGATATTCCGTCTTCACCCACTGGAGCCTCCTCTTGCAGCACACCCACTACGCCGGCTAGAATTGGCACTTTCACCCCCGAACCCATCAGCACCTCCCTGCCCTCAGAAAACCACCAGATAATAGGAATCCACAAGAAGCAGGTTACACTAGCTCGACAGAGTGACTTAAAAATCAAGCTCTCGGCCGTTAAGTCACCCGGCGGATTCATCAACGAGGCAGGCCTCAACATTCCCCAAATGTCCGCAACCACAAAAAAGACGATAACACTAGATAAAGCCTCAGAGATCGACTCGTTTTCTCCAGGCTGCAAGGTGTATGCCAATATTGGGGAAAACACATATGACATTGTCCCCATGAAGGACGACCCCGGGGAGGGAGATTCTAAAAACAGTAGAGGGGGAAAGAGGTCTCTGATGGCTACCCCTCTTCAACCTTTCAACACCTCTCAACTGCCACAGGGTGCCTCGATCAAGAAGACCAAAACAGAGCAGCAAGATCACTACGAGCTCATCATGGACGGGAAGACTTTCTTTGTGTGCATGGTCTGCAAGCGTCCCTACGTGTGCTTGACGAGCCTCCGGCGCCACTTCAACACCCACTCCTGGGAGAAGAAGTACCCGTGCCACTACTGTGACAAGGTGTTTGCCCTGGCCGAGTATCGGACCAAACACGAGATCCACCACACAGGGGAGCGGCGCTACCAGTGCCTGCTGTGCAACGAGATGTTAATCAACTACCAGCTACTGTCGACTCACTGCAAACAGGCCCACAACCAGGACCCATCCGGGAGGAAACAAAAGGACGACACCAACAACAACTTGTACCGCCTGCTCCCTTGCAAAACGGTGCAGTTCAAGACCTACTCATATGAGACAGACGATTCAGATTCACGAGGGGTCCCTATTATCCAAGAGGATGGGAGCGTCCAGCACATTAACCCTGGAAGGGGGCACCTGGCCAACCCAATACAGTTACAGTCCACCCAGGGCAAGATGTTGAACTGGGATGACATCTTTGTGGAGCCAGAGGCACAGCCTGGATCAGGTGCCCACCGGCCAGGGAGCCACCCTATCCAACCTCCCCCAGGCTCTTCTGAGTTTGAGTTTGTCATACCAGAGACGTACTGA